The Equus przewalskii isolate Varuska chromosome 22, EquPr2, whole genome shotgun sequence DNA segment ttctttcaggaatcaGTAACTTCTAAAACataggagaggggctggccctgtggccgagtggttaggctcgcatgcccagggtttcgccggtttgaatcctgggcgaggacatggcaccctcatcaggccacgccgaggtggtgtcccatatgccacaaccagaggcacttacaactagaatatatgtactgggggggctttggggagaagaaaaaaaaaaaaagattggcaacagatgttagctcaggtcttaaaaaaaaatccttgaacaCTCAAGGCACACCATGCCAGCCTTCATGCAGCCAAATGTTTAAAAACCTGCCAGTGAGATACTGTGCTAGGCTTAGTCAgcttttttcctcaaaagaattGTCTTCCTTGGGGAATAAGTCTGTTAAGCCCAAACTGCCAGTTTATGCAACAATAAAGCTCTACTATGCGAGAACACCACAAATTTTGAGATATGTTGACAGCAGAATGAAATGCATGTAGCCACAAATttgagagacaaagacagacaaaaccACAGCCAGTGTGCACAGCTCATGGCAAAAAGCAAGGGCTAGTGGTGGTGTTCTAGAAGCTAAGAGAGGTCTCCTTTATATTCTGTCTTGCTCATGAAGAATAGTTTTGAGACCTGTCTCCTTTTCACAAACAATTCAGTTCGCACTATAACTCTTATGATGAGGAAATGCAAAAGTTTATGTTCAGAATAAGAAAGCATGTGTACAGCTATAGTATATGAATTTTCCAACCAATCAGAATAAACCATAAAATACCAGCCTTGGAGTTTTGAGGCAAAGAGGGGCAGGGTCATGTGCAATTTGAACtaagaagtaaatttttaaaaggcctcTTATGGGGGGGCAGGCAGgtaagtgaatggatgaatggagaggCTCCATCCAGGAAGCCCATAAATTGTGACAGTCTACCTTCCCAGAAACCAGAAGCTCCTCAGTTTCAAGTATCTCAGTGAGTCCTTACCCTCCAATTAGACTCACTTGTATACTGATTCCTGGCGTTAACTCAAGGGCAAAAAATGTAGTTTATAGCTTAGTAAGCTTTGACACACTCACTCACACCAAAGGTGCATGTAAGGTTATGTGCTGCTTCCTTATTTTCATGGGGAGAAAGGGGTAAACCAGGACAGAAAGGAGGCAAATTTGACTTAGACTTTGGTTCTGCTGAAGGGCAGCCTTGCTAACCACTTAGCAGGGAGAGGCAGAAGCATCTAGTTCTAAGATGTTTTTTTGAAACAGTTGGCATCCTGCAGCTTTGTTATAAGGAGATTCACaatatttcctaaataaatgACCAACATTgaggaggctagaagtctgaacaCTCTAGGCAGAAGGACCCTTTTCTACAGGGGGTCCAAAGTCTTTTTTACTTCTAATTATTCTCACGTGGTCTTCTAAAGGTATCTCACCAACAACTGTTAGTGACTTTCGCCCTAAGTGACAACACAGTTCATTCCAGCTGACACTGGACACTGAACAATCTTACTCCAGGGCTCACACTTTAAATGGTCCttgtggctggccccatgggacagtggttaagtttggcccattccactttggtggcctaggtttaTGGGTTCATATCCTTGGCACAgatctataccactcatcagccatactgtggcggcaacGCACATATaaaggaaaactggcacagatactagctcagagctaatcttcttcagcaaaaaaaataaaaaaataaatggcccCTTGACAAGAAATGCCTGCTGCTTTTATGTGAGACTAATGCAAAGAGTCACTCTCTTGCTTCCTTTCAGCTTTGATTCCTTTTCAGCAAGGCAGTCAGCCCTTAGTAGGTCCTTCTACTGGTTTAAAAACCCACTCTCAGGGGTCCAGTAACTGGACAAATGAAGGTAATGACTGTCACCTAGTAAAATTTTTACGTGCACAttagctttttacttgtttaaaacctgttatcaggggccggccccatggtcagagtggttaaatttgcgcgctCCGtgttggcagcccgggatttcgctggttcagatcctgggcacagagatggcactgctcatcaagccacactgaggcagcgtcccacatgccacaactagaaggactcacaactaaaaaaatatacaactatgtactgggggactttggggagaaaaaggaaaaataaaatctttaaaaaaaaaacctaaaaaaccTGTTATCAAATATTCCATTCCAATGTTATTCCACAATATTAGTCTTCCAATGTTATTAACCTGCCAAATTTCCCAACAGGCCAATTGGAATTCATGCACGTGTATTAATAACCATGTCATGCAGGCCAGGCAGCTCTAAGAAAGCAACACACAAGGCACATGGAACACACAGCATAACGGATCTATTCTGCGgtgaattttattgaattcatagCAGACATTcctttatgaaaaacaaaaagctcaaGTTGTACAAACATGCATTTTGGGACAAACTAACGATGAGGCTGGGACCAAACACCAGTTCATACCACAGCCCACAGGAAGGCGCTTTCATTCAAACAAACAGACAGCAACGGTGGCAACAGAATGAGACCAAAAAGGCACTGGAACTTTTTGTGAGTTCTGGCTAGGCTCTGACCAGTCTAGCATTCTTTTCTTAATAGCCAGGTAAACAAGAGAATTCATCTGCTAATGCCAGAAATTTTAAAGCTCTTAATCCAGTTAGAAATGACTGTAACGGAGGACCTTTTTTTCTAGCTAGCTGCTTCCCCAATTCCAAGTTGCCTAGCAGGTTAATTTCAACGTAACAGAAAGTGTCATCTGGCTGGCTGCACCATGCACTGGTGACAGGGACAGGTTTAATGTGTTTTGTGCTCAGGTTGCTGGGTCTCCTGGCTGGCTGTATCCTACTCTGTGCCTTTGTTCTGAGCATTCTGAGACTCGGTCAGCTGAGGATAAAAGGGACCTACCAGCCAGTTGAGGGGTGTGTTGTTAACAAGATAATCCATCACATCATCCAGAGACTCCTTCATTTTCTGCAGCTGTCCCTTGCTAGAAGTGAGGAGGCCCTCCGACACTTCCTGAAAGGAGGCAGCATTGTGGAACACCGAGTAGATGTCTCCAGCCATCACCCCCAAGTGACTGGCCTGATCTTGGATGTTCTGTGGTAACCCCTGGACGCTGCACAGGAGGGTGTGGCACGTGGTCTGGAGCTGCTGAGTCAGGTTGCGAGCAATAGCCAGGGTACGTGACTCAATgtgctaaaaataaaacaagtttaaaaCATTAACCGTGGATCCAACAGTGCTATGTATGAATTAGTTCAACTACAGTAAGCTGGCCATGTGTCTACCACATAGGTGGCTTCTTGgacattttaaaatccttataACAAGCCTGGGtgcagcagtattattcacattTCACAGATACACATACTAGCTTTTGGGACCCATCAGAGAACCACTTTCTAGGACTACAACACGCTGtttcttctgtctggaatgttAGTCCCTGTATTGTCCTTTCACCTCGTTTATTCACTTGTTAGGTCTCAGCTTAGCACTCATCTCTTCCGGGAAGCCATCTGACTACCCTCCTCACTTCAAGGTTGATTTAGGTAGCCACCCTATATATTCTCATACTGCCTGTCTTTATGCCTTCAAAAAAGGCTGTGACAATAAAAATGCCTACCTCCCCTGTTAGTCTGTACCCATTATGAGAGCAAGGCCCATGTTTCTCATTTAGTTGTATCCCATTAGGGGTAATATGTTTATCTGTAGGTTGGAAGATAAAGTTACAGCACAGTTTTGCTTTTCTGTCACATAACAAGCAACCTATGTACACGGTATTGTTCAAACTTCTGATAGAGTATTCTAAGAGGAATAATgggaaaattgaaatgaaagcCTGATGAGAGCTTCTTCAGAAACTGGAGTGGGTGACTATCCCAGCTGTCTTACTTACCTCAGCACAGTGGGATTCATCTGTATCATCATGGCCAATGTTTCTCTTCCACTCCACCCAGGAGAGATAGAGCTTATCCTGAGCATCCTGAATTTTCTGGTTGGCACTATGCACATTGTTCCTGGCAAATTCAATCTAGAACgcattgaaataaaacaaaggaacaaactaGTCAGACATTCATGTTAGCCTGTTCTCAGATCTATGATGTCAATCAGATACATATgtgtaaaatacaaattaaaattacaaaagaaggggccgaccctgtggccgagtggttaagttcacgcactctgcttcgggcagcccagggttttgccagttcgaatcctgggcgcagacatggcacccctcatcgagccatgctgaggcggcatcccacatgccacaactaggaggacccacaactaaaaatacacaactatgtaccaggggactttggggagaaaaaggaaaaataaaatctttaaaaaaataataataataattaaaaaaaaaaattacaaaagaaaaaggaattccaAGTTCTTCTTCCCTGTTGTCAACCACCTGCTTCCCCTTCCAAGAATAAACCAGTTTCTAATGGCAGTACAATACAAACTGTTCTATAACTTGGCAATCTTTAATGACTACACAATAGTCTTTTGTGATATATCCATTGAATTAATTCCCCAGTACTTGACATGCATTGTTTATAGTCTTTTGCAACTCTAAACAACTTCACATGTgtagaataaatttctaaaagtaaaactACTTGAGGCATAGACATGTTTGTAACTTTCCTGGAATAGTCCCTTGAATCTGCCAGAAGTGCCCAAGTTCACCCCTTTCTCCACACCACTGCCCAAGCGTCACACTTTACCAGTGTGAAAGGACAAGATAGGCATCAGTAATTTGACCCTTCAGTGTAAGATTCACATCACTTCATATATTTCTACTATTTATACTTCCTTTTCTGTGAGTTGTCTGTATACTcgttgcccatttttctattgggttctTGATAAGATAAAGATAAGATTCTTGGATTTCATGATTACGTTTACTCTCAAGCCTCAAGATAAATGAGCTCACTTCAGATACCTTTAAATGAAGTTTCACTCACCAGGTTAACAGTGGAATGGAGCTGAGAAATGGTCGCTTGGCTTCTCTGCTTCACTTCTTTAACCCTGCTGAGAGCCTGCTGGTAGGCACGTGAGCGGAGCTTGCTAGATAGGGATCCCAGTCTGATATAATAACTTGGCTTCTGCATTGGATCAAACCCTTCGacttttttggcttctttttctgAAGTTAGAAAGACGGGACAAAAATGTAAGGAGATCACAGCTCTAAGTGACAGGCCTGGACTCTAACCTGCACCTTGACTTTGTCGATTCTACCCCACCCACCTAACAATTAAGCAATCATTTTCCCAAGACAGCTCGTCCGCTGCTGGGCTTGACCACCCAGGACTTCTCACTGTCTCGGACATTTTCATCTACACATGCCTCTTCCCACTAGAGCTTCTGGGCAACACGGTACCTGGCACCTAGTCAGCACTGAATGTTTAATGATTCTGTAAAGCAGCCCATTAAAGACAattcatttatagaaaatatttctctagGCTAATTTCTCCTaaagtttcaaaacttactacgtAAAATTGAATGTGAAACATGATTGCTTTAAGAaggaaaatctatagagacaaagattagtggctgcctaggggagggggaatggagaTTGACTGCATTGAAGGATCTTttgggtgatagaaatgttctaaaactggattgtggtgatggttgtgcaactcTGTAAATTTAGAAGGAAAACAGGTAAATTTTTTGGTATATAAAGTATATCTCAGTGAAGCTGTTTAAAAAGATTGCTTTAAGGGGCCGGcaggtggcatagcggttaagtgcgcacattctgctttggtggccccgggttcgccagttccaatcccaggtgcggacatggcaccgcttggcaagccatgctgtggcaggcatcccacatataaagtaaaggaaaatgggcacagacgttagctcagggccagtcttcctcagcaaaaagaggaggattggcagcagatgttagctcagggctaatcttcctcaaaaaaaaaaaaaagattgctttaAGATACAAAACATTATTTCAAGACAAAAATCCAATTACCTAGTTCTTCCTCAGTGAGAGGGAGGTACTGGTCTACCAGCAGCTCTGATCTGGTGAGCGCATTTTCTACTCCGCTGCTCACCAGCTGCACCATCCGACTTCCCAAGACAGTGTTAATGCTGCCATTGACCACAGACTTGGTCTTCTCCACACTGCCCGTCACCGCTCCTTTGGTCCTGTCCATCACCCCAGTGATCGTGCTGGCCACAGAATCCTTGGCCCCAGTCACAGTAGTCGTCACAGCATCTTTTGCCCCATTCATAGCACCTCTGGCATTGGCAACaacctacaaaaagaaaaacgCAGGTCACTTGGCTGGTGAGAAACATGGACATAAATACGTATTTAAGGTCTTGACTAAGGTTTTAAAGAGTTGAGTTAAAAAGGAATCTGGCTCTTTCACTCCCTAGCTTTAGGTCTGGGGCACGTCACTAAGAGTTgatgagcctcaatttctttatcaggTATATTTGCCCCACCTGCCACCACTCAAGGATTGTTGGAGGAGCAAATGAGGTAATCACATATAAAATTTGTCAACTTGTCaggatggttttttttttttaaccaggtgAACCTGTGGTAAGGTACAAGGGTTACTCTAGAGAATGGGATTTTCCATGTTGACATGCTTATACTGAGAGCAGCTCGTGCATACCTATGAGCATAGATGTAGGTACCATGCAAACATGGCCCTCTGCACATGGCCCCACAAGGCCAAAACATAGGCAGAGATGTCAGTTCTCCATCCTACTGGATGTATTCTCAGATACCAAGTGAGAAAAGCTTCTCGATACCACCTCTGCCATTTATCCAATACCACATGAGCATCAGTTATTTGAGAGAGCAATTTTACCTGCAGAGGCAAAGCCATAAGCTGATACAGACCAGACTAAAAGTATTCTAGTCCAAAGGTAGATAGTTCATCTCTGCTTCTTAGACATAAGCTGACAATTCAGGAAGTAAGGGAGTGGCAATtactctttgaaaaatatatccaGGTTTAGGGAACAAATAAGTATTTCCTAATTATCACATGCACAGCCTGGGCTAAATAGATAGAATATGGAAACGTGAGATGGCAAGCCTCAGCACTCTTGTCCCAAGCTCACCTGGTTTGTTGGCTGATTCAGAATAGGCAGTTTCTCCTCAATCCTGTCTAGCCCCTTACAGGCATAGGTATTGGCAAGCGCAACTAGAAGAGTCACAAATAGGAGAAATCTTAATGGTGTAGGTAAGAATGAATACattattcttattataaaaaGCAGCAAGAATATTGGTCTTGCTTTACCACACAATGTGTTGACTGGCTTCTCTAGCTCAGACAGAAGAGGCTTGGCAGGTTGCTGGCAACTTTCTTCCACTGACAGAGAAATAAGGGTGTGTGGGGGAGCAGCAGGCAGAGACGGTGACAGGACAAGTAGGAAGCTGGCTAAGAAGCTTCTTCCTCATCAACTTGCCTGTAAGGTTAATGCCAAGAGAAGCCAGGCTCACCTGAACCCTCATTCAGGGAATAAGGTATCTGAAAACGCCCTCAAAATTACCATTTCCATGCTACTTTAATCCCCAGCTACACTTAATTCAGTAGTGGCAGTGTATTTTGGGTTATCACCAGGAAACAGTATGTTAACAGCACCCTGCATCTCCCTAACAAGATCCAGATTGTGGTCGAAGCTTCCCCCTCAATGAGCACCATGCCAAGCACTAGGGCTAAATGCCTTTTGGAAGTAGCAGAGTTGGAAAACTGGTCTCTAAAGGTTTCTTAAAATTCTAAAAGTCCATGACCTAACCATTTGGGGGAATGATTTAAATCTTTATTCAAAAGTAGTTCATAATGGGGAGAAATTGggaccttcatacactgctggtgggatgtagaatggtgcagccactctggaaaacagtctagcAGTTCCCCAAAAGCTCTGAGTTAttacatgacccagcaattccattcttaggtACAGACCCAAGAGAATCGAGAACATATGTCCACGTGAAACCTTGTACACAAACATTCCCAACAGCATTCAttattcgtaattgccaaaaagtagaagcaacccaaacatccatcactgatgaataaataaaatatgatctatccacatgatggaatattattccataataaagaggaatgaagtactgattgaCGCTACAATATGgctaaaccttgaaaacattatgctaagcgaaagcagccagtcacaaaagaccacatattttatgattccatttacgttaagtgtccagaacaggcaaatctataaacagaaagtagattagtacttgcctggggtgggggttgaaaggaaatggggagtgactgctaatgggggTCTAAggtttcctattttgttttaatatttaaactgcttaatctttctctgtatttttaaattgtggtaaacaGATATAACATAAACTTCACCACtttatttctaagtgtacaattcagtggcattcacaatgttgtgtaaccatcaccactgttacttccagaaccttttcatcatcccagacaGAAACTGGTATGAGGCCtctttctgggatgatgaaagtgttctaaaattgatcatGGTGATGCTTGTACAAcactgtaaatatactaaaaactactgaatggTACACGTTAaggggtgaattgtatggtgtgttaattatctcaataaagatgtcctttatttttttaaaggcaattcaTGTACACTGTAGTCCCAAGGAAGTCAGCTATTTCATTTCACCCACGGGCTCCCCTTATGATCTCAGCTACCAACACAGAAGCATctctgggtgattttttttttaagtgtcatgAGCATCCACCATTGCTCTGAAGCAGGCATTCTACAACCATGAGGGTCACCTGGCAGTTTCTACGTAAAGGCAGTATGTGCCTCAGAAAAGCCTGAGGATTCCCGATGTTGCTGCTGTGTCCTTAGGGCATAAGGCTGGTATTCACCATATTCAAGCCAGCTCCTGGCTCACCCCGGCCTGAGTCCCTAGGACTGAATCTTGAAGGGAAAATCAGAACTCACTTTGTGGCTCTAGCTTTTGGATGAGAGGCAGAGCACTCGACACGGCCACCGAGGTGATGGTCTTCACGCCCTTCTCTGCCATCTCACACACAGACTTCAAGCAGGGATACTGATCCTTGGTACTGATGTAAGCGGAGGAGACGAGGTCATAGGTGGAGCTCACCAAGGGCAGGTTGGCCACCCGAGTCACGACGCTCTGCAACCAAGGGGGACGGAGGTGTTAACTTCTCAAAACACATGGGGAGGGAAGGAATCAAGAAAGGGCCATGTAAAATTCTTACCGGCTGTGGATCAACTGCGGCAGATGccattttccttcctggaaaaaGAAATCTGCGGAAGAGAAACTTATTTCAA contains these protein-coding regions:
- the PLIN2 gene encoding perilipin-2 isoform X2, with the protein product MASAAVDPQPSVVTRVANLPLVSSTYDLVSSAYISTKDQYPCLKSVCEMAEKGVKTITSVAVSSALPLIQKLEPQIALANTYACKGLDRIEEKLPILNQPTNQVVANARGAMNGAKDAVTTTVTGAKDSVASTITGVMDRTKGAVTGSVEKTKSVVNGSINTVLGSRMVQLVSSGVENALTRSELLVDQYLPLTEEELEKEAKKVEGFDPMQKPSYYIRLGSLSSKLRSRAYQQALSRVKEVKQRSQATISQLHSTVNLIEFARNNVHSANQKIQDAQDKLYLSWVEWKRNIGHDDTDESHCAEHIESRTLAIARNLTQQLQTTCHTLLCSVQGLPQNIQDQASHLGVMAGDIYSVFHNAASFQEVSEGLLTSSKGQLQKMKESLDDVMDYLVNNTPLNWLVGPFYPQLTESQNAQNKGTE
- the PLIN2 gene encoding perilipin-2 isoform X7, which encodes MLSEVHSRFLFPGRKMASAAVDPQPSVVTRVANLPLVSSTYDLVSSAYISTKDQYPCLKSVCEMAEKGVKTITSVAVSSALPLIQKLEPQIALANTYACKGLDRIEEKLPILNQPTNQVVANARGAMNGAKDAVTTTVTGAKDSVASTITGVMDRTKGAVTGSVEKTKSVVNGSINTVLGSRMVQLVSSGVENALTRSELLVDQYLPLTEEELEKEAKKVEGFDPMQKPSYYIRLGSLSSKLRSRAYQQALSRVKEVKQRSQATISQLHSTVNLIEFARNNVHSANQKIQDAQDKLYLSWVEWKRNIGHDDTDESHCAEHIESRTLAIARNLTQQLQTTCHTLLCSVQGLPQNIQDQASHLGVMAGDIYSVFHNAASFQEVSEGLLTSSKGQLQKMKESLDDVMDYLVNNTPLNWLVGPFYPQLTESQNAQNKGTE
- the PLIN2 gene encoding perilipin-2 isoform X5 yields the protein MSGWELPRWKSLVSTISPLLPPKFLFPGRKMASAAVDPQPSVVTRVANLPLVSSTYDLVSSAYISTKDQYPCLKSVCEMAEKGVKTITSVAVSSALPLIQKLEPQIALANTYACKGLDRIEEKLPILNQPTNQVVANARGAMNGAKDAVTTTVTGAKDSVASTITGVMDRTKGAVTGSVEKTKSVVNGSINTVLGSRMVQLVSSGVENALTRSELLVDQYLPLTEEELEKEAKKVEGFDPMQKPSYYIRLGSLSSKLRSRAYQQALSRVKEVKQRSQATISQLHSTVNLIEFARNNVHSANQKIQDAQDKLYLSWVEWKRNIGHDDTDESHCAEHIESRTLAIARNLTQQLQTTCHTLLCSVQGLPQNIQDQASHLGVMAGDIYSVFHNAASFQEVSEGLLTSSKGQLQKMKESLDDVMDYLVNNTPLNWLVGPFYPQLTESQNAQNKGTE
- the PLIN2 gene encoding perilipin-2 isoform X6; this encodes MKPRRKVHARFLFPGRKMASAAVDPQPSVVTRVANLPLVSSTYDLVSSAYISTKDQYPCLKSVCEMAEKGVKTITSVAVSSALPLIQKLEPQIALANTYACKGLDRIEEKLPILNQPTNQVVANARGAMNGAKDAVTTTVTGAKDSVASTITGVMDRTKGAVTGSVEKTKSVVNGSINTVLGSRMVQLVSSGVENALTRSELLVDQYLPLTEEELEKEAKKVEGFDPMQKPSYYIRLGSLSSKLRSRAYQQALSRVKEVKQRSQATISQLHSTVNLIEFARNNVHSANQKIQDAQDKLYLSWVEWKRNIGHDDTDESHCAEHIESRTLAIARNLTQQLQTTCHTLLCSVQGLPQNIQDQASHLGVMAGDIYSVFHNAASFQEVSEGLLTSSKGQLQKMKESLDDVMDYLVNNTPLNWLVGPFYPQLTESQNAQNKGTE
- the PLIN2 gene encoding perilipin-2 isoform X1, whose amino-acid sequence is MASAAVDPQPSVVTRVANLPLVSSTYDLVSSAYISTKDQYPCLKSVCEMAEKGVKTITSVAVSSALPLIQKLEPQIALANTYACKGLDRIEEKLPILNQPTNQVVANARGAMNGAKDAVTTTVTGAKDSVASTITGVMDRTKGAVTGSVEKTKSVVNGSINTVLGSRMVQLVSSGVENALTRSELLVDQYLPLTEEELEKEAKKVEGFDPMQKPSYYIRLGSLSSKLRSRAYQQALSRVKEVKQRSQATISQLHSTVNLIEFARNNVHSANQKIQDAQDKLYLSWVEWKRNIGHDDTDESHCAEHIESRTLAIARNLTQQLQTTCHTLLCSVQGLPQNIQDQASHLGVMAGDIYSVFHNAASFQEVSEGLLTSSKGQLQKMKESLDDVMDYLVNNTPLNWLVFDFTSIDLASETDEIPDVIALAEEDGSDHSHANRPESSQGKMLNN
- the PLIN2 gene encoding perilipin-2 isoform X3, yielding MSGWELPRWKSLVSTISPLLPPKFLFPGRKMASAAVDPQPSVVTRVANLPLVSSTYDLVSSAYISTKDQYPCLKSVCEMAEKGVKTITSVAVSSALPLIQKLEPQIALANTYACKGLDRIEEKLPILNQPTNQVVANARGAMNGAKDAVTTTVTGAKDSVASTITGVMDRTKGAVTGSVEKTKSVVNGSINTVLGSRMVQLVSSGVENALTRSELLVDQYLPLTEEELEKEAKKVEGFDPMQKPSYYIRLGSLSSKLRSRAYQQALSRVKEVKQRSQATISQLHSTVNLIEFARNNVHSANQKIQDAQDKLYLSWVEWKRNIGHDDTDESHCAEHIESRTLAIARNLTQQLQTTCHTLLCSVQGLPQNIQDQASHLGVMAGDIYSVFHNAASFQEVSEGLLTSSKGQLQKMKESLDDVMDYLVNNTPLNWLVFDFTSIDLASETDEIPDVIALAEEDGSDHSHANRPESSQGKMLNN
- the PLIN2 gene encoding perilipin-2 isoform X4, whose protein sequence is MKPRRKVHARFLFPGRKMASAAVDPQPSVVTRVANLPLVSSTYDLVSSAYISTKDQYPCLKSVCEMAEKGVKTITSVAVSSALPLIQKLEPQIALANTYACKGLDRIEEKLPILNQPTNQVVANARGAMNGAKDAVTTTVTGAKDSVASTITGVMDRTKGAVTGSVEKTKSVVNGSINTVLGSRMVQLVSSGVENALTRSELLVDQYLPLTEEELEKEAKKVEGFDPMQKPSYYIRLGSLSSKLRSRAYQQALSRVKEVKQRSQATISQLHSTVNLIEFARNNVHSANQKIQDAQDKLYLSWVEWKRNIGHDDTDESHCAEHIESRTLAIARNLTQQLQTTCHTLLCSVQGLPQNIQDQASHLGVMAGDIYSVFHNAASFQEVSEGLLTSSKGQLQKMKESLDDVMDYLVNNTPLNWLVFDFTSIDLASETDEIPDVIALAEEDGSDHSHANRPESSQGKMLNN